gtggccagccaaagtctgatttaacttgaggcccaaacATGATAGGGAGCACTGGCCTGCACTGCTGGGATGGCTAGGGGACTGGAGACTGGACAGCTAAAAGACCTTGGATCAATGCCTGTtcatttgtcatcagagaggcttcctccatcAACAGATGGGTACAAGTGCAGAGAcgcacagccagacattatgcggAAAGAGAGTCTAAATCAGGTCTGCATCAGGTCCCTCCCTTCAGAGATCAGGGAACTctgagtagaaggagagaaaagattgtaggagtcagggAGGTTAAAGACAGTAGGAGAACATGGCCTACAGAATCAACAGGACCCATATAGACTCATGGAGACTGAAGCCTATATGGGGTCTGCATGGGTCAGCACCAGGTCCTTGGCATGtgtgttatggctgttagcttggtctttttgtgggactcctaataagggtgtatctctgattcttttgcttgctcttgagactcttttcctcctattgagttGCTTTGTCCAGCTTCATTATGAGGGCTTTTGCATTGTCGTcttattcttgttttgttgtgtttggccGTTGTCTCTtgaagacctgctcttttctgaagtggaaacagagggggagaggatctgagggagaagggaggtgggagggagctgGCAGGAGTTCacagaagggaaactgtggtctggatgtattgtatgagggaagaatctattttcaattaaaaaaaatagaagaaaaataaaacaagaaagaaagaaaaagatctctAGAGGCTCAGCCTTGGGTAGCAGAGCATGTTGGCAGCTTGGACTTCAGGGGGGAGAAAAAGCTTAGAATAGTACACATTATGTTTTGACTCTGCCCACTAAAATTCATAGTAAATTTAGTCCTCAAAATTAAAAGTTGAGGCCTCTAGCCCTCCTGAGAGGACTCTTGTGACTGTTGTAGGAATAACTACTCCTGTATGGGTTTGATTCCTGGTGAAAGTGTGAGTTTGGCTTCGTATGGGTTTGATTCCTGGTGAAAGTGTGAGTTTGGCTTCCTCACCTTAAACACCCTTGGTTGCACATATCTCCTCTTTCCCATCATGAAGTGATACAGCAAGATGATCTCTGCAGCTGAGTGTTTGAAGCCAGTTCAGCCtctttagtgagttccaggccaacagggctacatagtgagattctgtcctttaaaaaaaatgcatatacaaaagtaaacaaaaacaagaaaatgaaggaCTCATATCTGGTGAGCCCTTCAGTCTTAGACCTGTAAGAAACAaatctttattctttataaattaccaaGTTTCACGTAATCTGTTATAGCAGTGGAGACAAAAGCAGTGAAAGGCTGTGCTAGCCCCTTATGGAGTGGACAGTGCACAACAGCAGTGAGGACCTCAGATGGGGCTCTGACCCCAAGAGATCTGGAACAGTGTGGTTGGCAGTGCCATGCAGTGGAAGATAGGGTGGCAGAgtcctcagctctcaggaggtgggATGCTGAACAGAGGTGGTGGCTCCTGGGGGAAGACGGCAATCTCAGTGGCTCAGGGGGAATTTCCAGGGGCAAATGATAGTTCTGAAGACATAGGGTTCCAAGACACTTCAGCATAGAAGCCAGGATGCCATGGCTTAACCAGGGCTCTTTTTTCATGAGAGGTGGGCACTGTGTCAGGTGGGCACTGGGAGAGACAGCTTCATGACTCAGTCAAATTCTGTTTGCTGGGATGGCAGGGTACTCTTACTGGTAATTAGCATTGGTGGTTTTGCCTTAATTTTAGGAAAGACCTCCGAGTTAGTTACCTGTTTCAGAATCTGAGGCCTAATCAGTAATTTGAGAAGTGTCACATATTCTGTCTTTTAGAGGCTTATGCGATACCAGACACCCTCCAGCTGTCTGCATACCAGCCACACTGGCAGTTCAGAATCAAAGAAGATGCCTAAACTTCTGTGGCAAGATGTTCACGCatgccatttctctctctctctctctctctctctctctctctctctctctctctctctctctctctctctctcctctcctctccctctctctccctctccctctctctccccctctccctctcccttctctctctctctctctctctctctctctctctctctctctctctcatcttttgaaacagggtttctctgtgtagctttggagcctgtcctggaacttgctctgtagactagactggcctcgaactcacagagacccatctgcctctgcctcctgagtgctgggattaaaggcgtgcgccaccaccgcccggctatttctgattttaattatttgttattttgattttgtttgtgcAGTGATTGGGCCTGTGCATTCTAGGCCAATGCTCTATATTGGAACTTTTTCCTTGGCCCTTGTTCTAAGAATTCAGTTTAGGATATGAAACATAAGGAAATATTTAGATGCATGTTGCTTCTGCATGGTTATCTTAGTTGCTTGTATTGTGTCTCTCCCCTGGCTTCTTTGCCTTGTACTGTTGTGGTCATGGCCCATCCTTGATCTCTGCACAGTGTTCATTCTGTTCCTCCCCTTCTTACTTGGCCTTCTTTTTGTCTTCTAAATCATGCAGGCACCTGAGCAGGGGTGtcagaagtcaggacaggcagACACAGGATCACAGCAACTATGGCTTCAGAATTCTTGATGAATGTAAAGGAGGAGGTGACCTGTCCTATCTGTCTGGACCTCATGGTGGAACCTGTGAGTGCTGATTGTGGTCACAGCTTCTGCCGAACCTGCATCACACTGAACTGTGAGTCTATTAAAGGCAAAGAGGGAGAGTTCACCTGCCCTGTGTGCCGAGTGAGTTACCTGTTTGGGAATCTGAGGCCTAATCGACATTTGGCCAACATAGTGGAGAGGCTCAAGGGGTTCAAGTCCAGCCCAGAGGGGGAGCAGAAGATGAATGTCTGTGCAAGGCATGGAGAGAAACTGCAGCTCTTCTGTGAGAAGGACAAGGTGGCCATCTGCTGGCTTTGTGAGCGGTCTCAGGAGCACCGTGGTCACCAAACAGCTCTCATTGAAGAGGTGGCCCAAGAGTACAAGGTAAGAAGTGGGAGGGTGtgggaaacagaacaagaaaCAGTACCTGCCGTGAAATCTCTACTGCTTGGAACCCTTCGGTTACTTGATCATCATGGAATAGAGGCCTGGGATTTCCTTCCATCCTGTTGCCTTCTGAGGCCTGAAAGAATAGGTCTATCCACTGAGCTTAATCATAAGAGAATCTACCTGGGCTCAAACTCTAGAACTAGAGCAAATGTTTTTACACCTTGTTGTATACTGTTGAGATTTTATGTCCAAGAAAAGCTCTGATTATTCTTTAGCTGTCACAGTAAATGAgatgagggttggagagatggctgaataGCTTGTTGCTAAgcataatgacctgagttcaaacccagaaACCACATAACTCAAGGCGataactgattcctgcaagttgttctctgacctctacatacctGGGGTGACGTGAGTGTGGgtatacacaagcacatacacaccgGTGCATTCACATACAAAatcaattagttaattaaaaagacTAAATGAGGTGAGTCGTTACACCGAATTTCCTCTTTCCTTGCTATcagcttcctctttttttttttacatattagtgtaaaaaaaaaatcagtttaaccAGGTGTGATAGCAGATGCCTGTAACCTCAACATTTCTGAGGCAAGAGGAACAAGGATTCTTTACATAATGAGACCACCGTattattagtttgtttgtttgcttgtttttctctgtgcagtcctgactgtcctggaactttctctgtagatcaggctggtcttaaacccagggatccgcctgcctctgtctcctgagtgctgttattaaaggcatttgccaccatgcctggcttgggaCCACCTTTTTAAAAGAGGTTGAGAGGATAGGGAATCTTTTTGAGTTGATGATGACCTTATTCCTTTCTTCCAACTACTAGATTTTAGTTGccattctctctgtttctgtaaATTCTGCTGAGATCAACTTGATTTTGTCCATTTGCCTTCTTTTTAGTGTTTACTATCTATTTGTTCATAATAGATAAAAAACCATAcgtgtagctgggcggtggtggcgcacgcctttaatcctagcactctggaggaggaggcagtcagtgagtttgaggccagcctggtctacaaagcgagttccaggacagccaggattgttccacagagaaattctgtcttgaaaaagcaaaaaaacaaaacaaaaaccaaccaaaaaaaaaaaaaaaaaaaaaaaaacccaacaacaacaacaacaaaaaccccaaaactatatgtatgtatgtgtatatgtgttatgtACATCATTCTTAACACATTCTTTTAAAGAACCGTAGCAGTCTTAGGCTTCCTGTCTTTCCAGAAGGGTTTCTTGGTATTCTGTTAGAAACAACTGTCCTACTAAGCACACAGCTTGACTCTGCTACAATTCCTCTCCCACAGGGGAAGCTccaggcagctctgcaaaagCTGATGGCAGACAAGAAAGAATTGGAGAACTGGAAAGATGACCTTCAAAAGGAGAGAACTTTCTGGGAGGCAAGTGGGGATGCTTCCTAAAGAGTTCGGCGGATGCCTGGGAGGGACCTGGGCAAGAAGCTCCCTGGCTCTTCATTCCCTGATAGTTGATGAGGACAAGAGGCCTTGATTAGCCCTCTCTACCTGTTCCCTTGGAGCTGGGGCTGCACACTGAGAGCATCACAGCTGAGCCTGGCTGTGTGAGGAGCTGACACCATGGAGGGGGTCTGGTGAGAGTGGGCACTGAGTCCCGGATCTCACTCCTGTGGTGCTATCTGCAGCTATGACTGCTGGGGAAGATGCTTGGGAATGGCTGGATCATGAATATGTACTTGGCATTCAGCTTCCGCAGGAAGTTAAAGAGCAGAATGAGatgcaggtgtggtggcacatgcctttaatcctagcatttgggaggcagaaggagacagatctctgagttcaaggccagtctggtgaaCATCAAAAGTTTCAAGGCAACTAGGACTATCGGGTGAGAATCCCTCTCTCCCcaattaaacaaagaaacaaaataagaaaccTAGGATGggtagaaaaatggctcagtggttaagagtactttttgctcttccagaggacctgaatttggttccctacacccacatggtggatcataAGCATCCATAACTAGTTCTGAGGACATCCAatcctctcttctggcttcttgtgggcacctggcacacatgtgatgcaggcaggtaaaacacacactaacaaaataaataaacaaaataaacatatatataaataaaaataaatgcttttttaaagtcctttttaaaattttttttaaagatttgtttatttttacttgatgtgtatgagtgtttgccagcatatgtgtgtctggctcctatggaggtcagaagagggcatcagatctcttagAACTacagttataggtggttgtgaataggtgtggttgctaggaattgagccctggtcctccagaagagcagccagtgctcttaaccactgagctgtctctccaaccctaaagtcttttaaaaaagtggAATGAGGATTATTACAGGCAGGAACAAGCATCTCGGACAGCTGTGTGAAAGCTGAATCATAGCCTGGTGTATCGTTTTGGTTTAGGTGGTCTTGGTAAAGATGACCTGAGGTCTTTGTGTTGGAATAATTAACAGACACTAAAAGGTTATACATGCTTCCCTAAGACTCCCTTCCTTTTCTGAATCTCTATTCCTCATAAAAACTCACCCACAAAGCCTGGAGGTGgtgacttatgcctttaatccaagcactcagaagacagaggcagatggatctctgagtttgggtctcagcctggtctacacagtgagttcctggacatcctggactatacagagaaaccctgtctaggaaaacaaacaaacaaacaaacaaacaaataaacaaaaaacttccCACATAGCACATTTGACAGACTGAATAAttctcccatttctttctttctttcttttttctttttttgttttgttttgttttttgagacagagtttctctgtgtagccttggctgtcttggaactcactctgtagaccaggctggcctccaactcacagaaattcacctgcctctgcctcctgagtgctggaataaaaggcatgtaccaccaccaacCGGCTTAATTCTCCTGTTTCTTATCTCTGAAGAATCAAATACAGAAAGATGTAGAAAATGTTCAGATGGAGTTTAGAAGACTGGGAGACATCCTGGACTCTGAGGAGAAGAATGAGGTGCAGAAGCTGATgcaagagaagaaagacattATGAACAGCCTGGCAGAGTCTGAAAATAAGCATGCCCAGCAAAGCAAGTTGCTAGGAGACCTCATCTCAGATGTGGAGCATCACTTGCAGTGCTCAACCATGGAAATGCTGCAGGTAAGACTGCAGGAGGTCCCAGCATCTGAGAGTCAGGAGACCTGGAAGCCATTTCCCTCCCTCTGTGCTGCTGTGACCTTCCTGGTGAGGACACTAGGGCTCTCTGGGCCTTCCCTGAACTCTGTCCTGTACCAGTTTCAGAGACTGGGAATCATTGCGTGTATGGATGGCAAGGAGtggaattctatttttattagtttatcaAGTGCAGCACAAAAGATAAACTCTGGGGAGGAGATCTGTTGGATTCGTGGGCATTTATGGCACCAGCTCTTTACAGAGCTGTGTGTGGTTCAAGTATTTTTATCAACTCCAGCTAGTCACTGGTAAACAAGGAACTTCCAGTTACGAGAGATGTTTATGTTGTCCACCATAGGATGAGGTGAAGCTTCCCCCATCTGCAGTAGctgagcaattaagagcactggctgctcttccagagtgcctgggttcagttcccagcacccacattatagTTCAagactgcctgtaattctagttcaaGAGTTACACTCTTccgacctccacaggtaccaggcatgctaGTGCTATGCAGAGGTATGTGCAGGCAAATGTctatacatatgaaataataataaaagttaaaaataatgaactgatattactttaaaaagtatttcaactAATCAAGCAACTGCacattgtgagttttttttttgttttgctatttaaaGAAGTGTaaaattgtatattattttatatcacatttatttaggtcatttatacttaataaaaatattttatgtaccaggtagtggtggtcacacctttaatcccagaactcgggaggtagagacaggtggatgttgtgagttcaaggccagcctggtctacagagcaagttccaggatagccagggcttcgcagagaaaccctgtctcacaaaaacgtgtgtgtgtgtgtgtgtgtgtgtgtgtgtgtgtgtgtgtgtatttatgtgccaGTGtataggtcagaagacaactttggaaagatggttttctccttccacctttccatgGCTTCAGGGATTGAATTGAAGTCCATCTGCTTGTATGGTGaaaacctttacccactgagccatcttgccagcccagagtTAGCTTCCTATGTCATATTCTGGTTTTATATGTCTCCATGGGAATGTATTTCTTCCATCTAAGTTGTAAAATTTATAGGCAATGTTGGTTGTAGGAAGTCCTCACCATCTTTTCAATTTCTCACTTTCCTGTTGtgttcattttaattcattttaaaaaaaaatgtatagatcACATGGTATTTTGCAATATGCATACATTATGAAATACCTACATGGTGCTGGTTCACATATGCATCACCTCACATTGTTACTCTGCTTTTTTTGTGATGGCAACAGTTTGAGTCTTTTCGTAATTTGAAGAATATATTATTTACTATACCCACTCACCGTGCTTACTTTACAATACTAGAAATTTATCTTTTGAGCAATATCTATCCCACTTTCCCCCACCCAACTTCTGTCTACTCCCATTCTAGTCTCCTATGAGATCAGTTTTTGTACCTTCCATGTGGTCACATGATCTCATGCAGTATTTATTTAGTTGAACCTGGCTTGTTTCGTGTGACCTAGACTCTGTAGGTTCATCCATGTTACCACAAATGGTAGTACTTCCTCGCTTATAAGAGCTGTCTCGTAATCTATTATGTACGTGTACCGCATTATTTTTGTCTGTTGATTGCTGCTGAGGTTGAGTCCATCTGTCAGCTATTGCAATAATGCTTCAGGAGACAGAAGTGTGCCAATGACTCTAGGATGGTATGTTTTAACTCCAGAATTTAGCTGTAATTGAAATGATTagttttcttgtgatttttttaaaaccattttgtaTAGCTTTCTTAGTTTATGTACATTTACTGTAGCCAGCTTTGCTGGCAGACGTGTGTATTCTTCACCCTTTGGAGACAGAGCAAGAGAACTGTCACAAATTCCAGCCAGTGTGACCTTCATAGTGagttctgtaactccagttccaggagatctgatacttCTGACCTGCATGGGCACTAGGCaaacatacatgtggtgcacagacaaaacacacataaaataaaatatagaagaaacttaaaaagaagttaaaacaGGAGAAGtaataatgagagaaagaaaaaaagtggaataAGAAGGGAAGCCTATGAGATGTGGGTGAAAAGTCTTGCAAAGAATGTGATCAAGTAGACTGTGTGGCGAAGGAAGCATCTCAAAGCCTAACTGAGCAAATCACAGATAAAAGCCAAACCGCAGTGAGGTGTGTGCAAGAGTGGAGTATATAAtgatagaaaaataagtaaaaagaacacTGTTGACGTGAATTGTGCTGAACTGAAAGATGAGCATCTCAGATCCCTTtgactccatcttttttttttctttttctttttcttttttttcttttggtttttggagacagggtttctctgtgtagctttgcacctttcctagaactcacttggtagcccaggctggcctcgaactcacaaagattcgcctggctctgcctcccgagtgctgggattaaaggcgtgtgccaccactgcctggctccctttGACTCTAAAAGGTTCTACTTGGTGCTGTGTAGATCTCTGCAACCCACATGTTCCCTGTGTTCTGGTGTGTGAGGAAGGATAGGTTCTGAGTCCTTTCCAAGTGGTTCCTTCAGACCCCTGCACCCCACCGTGATGTCTTCTGGTCTTGTGGGTCCAGTGTATGTGAGGAGCAGCACTTCCTGGTGCTGCTGATTGCTTTGCCTCAGGCAGCTTCATTTTTCCAGCACATGTGCACTCTGGCAGTGGACTTGGCTCTGGGAGTCCATTTGTGGGGAAGCTGCCTGCTTCCCTACAGTGATCTCTGCTGCCTTAATCAGCTCATTTACAAACTACCACTTGCAGGAAATGGCTCCTTGTGTGTTATCATgactgttttctttcagtttcagtTGCAAGGGTTCTCATCTTAATGAGTAGTCTTAACTCCTATTTTTTCTGTTCCTATCTAGGGTGTGGATGGCATCATAAAATGGTATGTATGGCTGCCAATGGCAGTTTTTCTGTGTGGTAAGAATGCCTTAGTTTTCAAGCAAAATATAATTTCTCCCAGGTTGGGGCAATTTACATGTAGTATTGAATTtctgataaacaaacaaacaaaaaaaaaaaaaaaaaaaaaaacacaaaaacagggACTGAGTGTTTTGCCACTATTGAGAATAGATTAGAGTCTATGATAGAGAAATGGGTTGTGGGGAAGTATTCGGCTCAGTAGTGGGATTTGAGATAAAAAGAATAGGGTACTCTTAACTCCATTGTAATTTCAGCATTTTACTCATCTAATGTACCTGCATGTGGCTCTGGATCTGGATTTAACAGGTGCTTGGTTTGTGGTAGATGGCATGTGTCTTCTATGTCTGCAAACTACACACACTTGTCCATTGGGAAAATTCCTGTATGTTCACATTATTTTCTCCTGAGACTAGAAGACATCCAGTCTTTATGGAAGTATTTAGATTTACAAAAAATAGTCTTGAATCTCTTCACAAAGCACTTTGATACGGGTGTGACCAACTGATCCATTTCCATCCCATACTCTCCAGTGGAAAGAGGATCTCCTTGGGTTTAGCTAGCACACTCACATGGCCACATCAAGGAATTTCCTAAGACACTGGGATCATATTAATATTAGTTTGATGTCCTCATCTTCTCCAATTGTTCATAATTTTTCCACAAGAGCCTGAAAAATCAGATATTATCTTTGAGTCTCTGTGTTAGCTAAAGGTGTTGATGACATTGGACTTTTCCAGGTGTATTTCCCACACTTTGCCTTGAGCACCCAGGTATGGGTTCTGTACCCTACTGTTTGATCCTTTCTCAAGAACCCacattcatgaaaatatttttccacacATTTTTCCCCAAGTACcttagttttggtttgttttaagatttattattttatcgtctcttgtgagttcaaggagacAGAGTggcagaaaataattttagaaagcaAGAACCATGATTCTGAGAACGTAAGTTCTTCCCAACATCACACTGAAAGTAAGTTGGAGAGCACATGATTGTATTTTTCAAATCCCCAGATGGCAGGCTACTCTTTTCAGCATCCTTAAGAGAGCTCAAGTACATCTGTTTTGAAATGAGAGGAAGTCAGTGGTGGTTGGGGGTCATTAAGAGAGACTAGAGGTCAGTGGTGGTTGGGGGTCATGAAGAGGGACTCGAGGTCGATTGTTTTCATCCCCAGGAGTCACAGTTTCTCACTCACGAAGTCCAAAACCATCcccaaggaaggaagaagagtgtTCAGAGCCCCTGACCTACGAGGCATGCTGCAGGTGCTGCAAGGTGAGGAGACGTATGTCACATGACTTGCCTCTGGGAGTCTAGTGCTTCCTAGATACAGACGAGGAAGAGTAGATACCATGGGCTGATGATTTGACCATCTCTGATGGGAAATGACCATTCATCTTTGACCCTATTATGGTTTTCAACTCTTCCCCTGATCTGGAGAAGAAATGGATTTTAGAGTACCTTTGCTTGCATTTAATATTGTGAATTTTTATCCTTTCAGAGCTCATAGAGGCCCAACGCTACTGGGGTAAGGAGAAAACACAGCGCCATAAGCCACCCCCTTTCTCACTGTCTTGCAGAGCTTGTGTTTCTGTGAGGCCTCATGTTGCTTCTCCCAGAATATGTTGTATGCTTCTGCAATGTTCTGCCTCTCCTGTGACTTCTACACCAagttccttccagttcctccacattttcttcttaaaCTTCTATTCTTAACATCACAAATAAGGCTGTGTCCTGTCCTCATGACACTCACTGCTGTCATTTTTGTGCAGTTCAAGTGACACTGGTCAAGAACAACAATCCAAACATTGCCATTACCGAGGACAAGAGACAAATAAGATATGAAGACCGTCAAGCAAGAAATTTTGCACCCGGGGGTGAGAGCTGTCATGAAGGTGTCCTGGGCTACCCAGCTATCCAGTCAGGAAAACATTATTGGGAAGTAGATGTGTCTGGAAAAGgtgcctgggttctgggattaagTGATGGAAGCTACCTCTTCAATCCGATATTTCGTTCAAATGCTGAAAGACACCTAGATCCCTTATTCCGCTTGGGTATTAGTAATGATTCACGTTATCAACCTAGATATGGCTTCTGGGTTATAGGGCTGTGGAATAAGTGCGTGTATAATGCCTTTGAGGAGTGTGCTTTCACAGGCAAGCCCAGTGTCTTGACTCTATCTCTGATGGTTCCTCCCTGTCGTGTTGGCATTTTCCTTGACTATGCAGCTGGCACCCTCTCATTTTACAATATTTCCCACCATGGGACTCTCATCTATAGATTCTGTGCAAATTCCTTTCCTGATAGGGTTTTCCCATATTTTAATCCTATGGGATGTTCAGAGCCAATGACAGTGTGCTGGTCAGACTCTTAACCCTTCATCTGTTTCTGTGCAGGGCTTCTGGCTCTGGTGTGTATCTCATATGCCTGGACTCCTGGACACCATTTTaccctttattttatatatatacctatagatatattttttttctgtctctagtCTTTCTCTGTGAACATCTTTCACTGGTAAATAGGATATATTCATTTCTTTGGGCATATTCTCCagatccttgttttgtttttgtttttgttgagaataGTAAATCATGTCCCATATGTTACAGGACAAATATTTGAGTCCTCACTGTGTAAGATATCTCTGCTGCCAAGTTCTTCTTTTGTTCTCTATGCCCAAGATGGATCCCAAGCGCtgcaccactgagccacttccctcTGTTTTGTCTGTATAACCCCATTCTGCTCATCAATGGAAGAAGATTAAAGAAAGCTCTTTAACAACTTGTCCATTcattttgagaattctgtgtAGGAGTCCATGGTTAAAAAAATGCACCCTTGCGGGCcagtaatggtgcacacctttaatcccagcacttgggagacagaggatctctgtaagttcgaggaggccagcctggtctacagagcttgttcca
The sequence above is drawn from the Peromyscus leucopus breed LL Stock chromosome 1, UCI_PerLeu_2.1, whole genome shotgun sequence genome and encodes:
- the LOC114686895 gene encoding tripartite motif-containing protein 30A-like; this encodes MASEFLMNVKEEVTCPICLDLMVEPVSADCGHSFCRTCITLNCESIKGKEGEFTCPVCRVSYLFGNLRPNRHLANIVERLKGFKSSPEGEQKMNVCARHGEKLQLFCEKDKVAICWLCERSQEHRGHQTALIEEVAQEYKGKLQAALQKLMADKKELENWKDDLQKERTFWENQIQKDVENVQMEFRRLGDILDSEEKNEVQKLMQEKKDIMNSLAESENKHAQQSKLLGDLISDVEHHLQCSTMEMLQGVDGIIKWSHSFSLTKSKTIPKEGRRVFRAPDLRGMLQVLQELIEAQRYWVQVTLVKNNNPNIAITEDKRQIRYEDRQARNFAPGGESCHEGVLGYPAIQSGKHYWEVDVSGKGAWVLGLSDGSYLFNPIFRSNAERHLDPLFRLGISNDSRYQPRYGFWVIGLWNKCVYNAFEECAFTGKPSVLTLSLMVPPCRVGIFLDYAAGTLSFYNISHHGTLIYRFCANSFPDRVFPYFNPMGCSEPMTVCWSDS